The Prionailurus viverrinus isolate Anna chromosome B4, UM_Priviv_1.0, whole genome shotgun sequence genome has a window encoding:
- the MICALL1 gene encoding MICAL-like protein 1 isoform X3 — MAGPRGALLAWCRRQCEGYRGVDIRDLSSSFRDGLAFCAILHRHRPDLLDFDALSKDNVFENNRLAFEVAEKELGIPALLDPNDMVSMSVPDCLSIMTYVSQYYNHFSSPGQASVSSPRKAQAPSSPPSGAPTPAQPGDRAQGEELSSGSLSEQGAHRTPSSTCAACQQHVHLVQRYLAEGKLYHRHCFRCRRCSSTLLPGAYRSGPEEGTFVCAEHCARLGPGGRSGTKAGPPLQPKQRQLAEEAEDVDGGGPGPAAPVGAEVDVPKAGPEARPQIPTKPRVPSKPQELGSSPAGRPTPAPRKASENTAPTPPTPRPRSSLQHETPGEPGGGSGLVNGRPHEPPVPKPRGTPKLSERTPAPRKDPPWITLVQVEPKKKPAPLPPSSSPGPPSRDSRRVENGGVAEVAQQSQVTAGLEPKPYNPFEEEEEEEEQEASPNAPGLTPGPALAHSESTPKSLHPWYGITPTSSPKTKKRPAPRAPSASPLALHTARLSHSEPPSATPSPALSVESLSSEGPGQTPPGELLEPPVVPKSSSEPAVHAPDTPATSASLFANSSLSSSGELVQPSTDRTPQAGSGLAPDTRGSPGPQPAKPCGGAAPTPLLLVGDKSPVPSPGTSSPQLQVKSSCKENPFNRKASPTASPTTKKATKGSKPARPPAPGHGFPLIKRKVQADQYIPEEDIHGEMDTIERQLDALEHRGVLLEEKLRGGVNEGREDDMLVDWFKLIHEKHLLVRRESELIYVFKQQNLEQRQADVEFELRCLLNKPEKDWTEEDRGREKVLMQELVTLIEQRNAIVNCLDEDRQREEEEDKMLEAMIRRKEFQREAEPEGKKKGKFKTMKD, encoded by the exons ATGGCGGGGCCGCGGGGCGCGCTGCTGGCCTGGTGCCGCCGCCAGTGCGAGGGCTACCGCGGCGTGGACATCCGCGACCTGAGCAGCTCCTTCCGGGACGGCCTGGCCTTCTGCGCCATCCTGCACCGGCACCGGCCCGACCTGCT AGATTTTGATGCGCTTTCCAAGGACAATGTCTTCGAGAACAACCGTTTG GCCTTTGAAGTGGCCGAGAAGGAGCTGGGGATCCCTGCTCTCCTGGACCCCAATGACATGGTCTCCATGAGTGTCCCTGACTGCCTCAGCATCATGACCTACGTGTCCCAGTATTACAACCACTTCTCCAGCCCGGGCCAAG CTAGTGTCTCATCACCTAGAAAGGCCCAGGCACCCTCCTCCCCGCCATCCGGAGCACCTACTCCAGCACAACCAGGAGACAGGGCTCAG GGTGAGGAGCTCTCCTCCGGCAGTCTGTCAGAACAGGGCGCCCACCGGACCCCCAGCAGCACGTGCGCGGCCTGCCAACAGCACGTGCATCTGGTGCAGCGTTACTTGGCCGAGGGCAAACTCTACCACAGGCACTGCTTCCG GTGTCGGCGGTGCTCCAGCACGCTGCTCCCTGGAGCTTACCGAAGTGGGCCCGAGGAAGGCACCTTCGTGTGTGCGGAGCACTGTGCCAGGCTGGGCCCGGGTGGGCGGTCGGGGACCAAGGCCGGGCCGCCTCTGCAGCCGAAGCAGCGGCAACTTGCAGAAGAAGCCGAGGATGTGGACGGAGGCGGCCCCGGCCCTGCTGCACCTGTCGGGGCTGAGGTGGATGTGCCCAAGGCCGGCCCCGAGGCCCGGCCCCAGATCCCCACCAAGCCCCGGGTTCCAAGCAAACCGCAGGAGCTGGGCAGCTCTCCGGCCGGCCGCCCCACGCCTGCCCCGAGGAAGGCGTCTGAGAACACGGCCCCGACGCCCCCCACGCCCCGGCCCCGGTCCAGTCTGCAGCATGAGACCCCGGGGGAGCCGGGTGGTGGCAGCGGCTTAGTAAATG GAAGGCCGCACGAACCCCCCGTCCCCAAGCCGAGAGGGACCCCCAAGCTGTCTGAGAG GACACCAGCCCCCAGGAAGGATCCCCCATGGATCACACTGGTGCAGGTCGAGCCAAAGAAGAagccagcccccctccccccgagcaGCAGCCCTGGACCTCCAAGCCGGGACAGCAGGCGGGTGGAGAACGGAGGCGTGGCGGAGGTGGCCCAGCAGAGCCAGGTGACAGCTGGCCTGGAGCCCAAGCCCTACAACCCCttcgaggaggaggaggaggaagaggagcaggaggCATCCCCAAATGCACCCGGCCTGACCCCAGGCCCCGCCCTGGCCCACTCGGAGTCCACACCCAAGTCGCTGCACCCCTGGTATGGCATCACCCCTACCAGCAGCCCCAAGACAAAGAAGCGCCCTGCCCCCCGAGCGCCCAGCGCCTCCCCACTCG CTCTCCACACCGCCCGCCTCTCACACTCGGAGCCTCCCTCGGCTACCCCGTCGCCAGCCCTCAGCGTGGAGAGCCTGTCGTCCGAGGGCCCCGGCCAGACCCCGCCTGGGGAGCTTCTGGAGCCACCGGTCGTGCCCAAGAGCTCCTCAGAGCCTGCAGTCCATGCCCCTGACACCCCCGCGACCTCTGCCAGCCTCTTCGCcaactcctccctctcctcctctggggAACTGGTGCAGCCCAGCACAGACCGGACACCCCAAGCCGGCTCTGGCCTCGCTCCCGACACTAGGGGCAGCCCGGGGCCCCAGCCAGCCAAGCCCTGCGGTGGCGCTGCCCCCACGCCTCTCTTGCTGGTTGGAGACAAGAGCCCCGTGCCTTCTCCTGGAACCTCATCCCCGCAGCTCCAGGTAAAG TCTTCCTGCAAGGAGAATCCCTTTAACCGGAAGGCATCACCCACAGCATCCCCAACCACAAAGAAGGCCACCAAGGGATCCAAGCCAGCCAGGCCACCTGCCCCAGGACACGGCTTCCCACTCATCAAGCGCAAG GTCCAGGCTGACCAGTACATCCCCGAGGAGGACATCCACGGAGAGATGGACACTATTGAGCGCCAGCTGGATGCCCTGGAACACCGTGGGGTCCTGCTGGAGGAGAAGCTTCGTGGCGGAGTAAATG AGGGCCGTGAGGACGACATGCTGGTGGACTGGTTCAAGCTCATCCATGAGAAGCACCTGCTGGTGCGGCGGGAGTCTGAGCTCATCTATGT TTTCAAGCAGCAGAACCTGGAGCAGCGCCAGGCGGATGTGGAGTTCGAGCTGCGGTGCCTTCTCAACAAGCCCG